A section of the Subtercola frigoramans genome encodes:
- the add gene encoding adenosine deaminase codes for MISFTDYLRLLPKAELHCHFVSVMRPGRLVELAAKNDVLLKSTDVDELLDYDNLVDFLDVFNAAHEVLVSPDDFATVAYEGVLDAVEAGNLRYREYYVNPFNFLSRGISYETLIDSISQGLAQAETDFGVGFRLIPAINRSHSAQSAVELVELVSAHPHEKVVGIGMDDLTPEGLEEPLRFREAYELAGRRGLKRTAHAGETMAASAQNVIDAIETLGCDRVDHGYRIVDDPALLRRALDSGVPFACTPLSTRVLSGWAFDDQHRIARMVRAGLPVSLSTDDAVFFRTDIGLEYTAALPSMGFAASDASQIALTGFDAAWCSPEEKARLLADAAAGIRALDAALDNPALHTPAKEPTK; via the coding sequence ATGATCTCCTTCACCGACTACCTGCGGCTGCTGCCGAAGGCCGAGCTGCACTGCCACTTCGTGTCGGTGATGCGGCCGGGCCGGCTGGTCGAACTTGCGGCAAAGAACGACGTCTTGCTCAAGAGCACTGACGTCGACGAACTGCTCGACTATGACAACCTCGTCGACTTTCTCGACGTGTTCAATGCCGCCCACGAGGTTCTCGTCAGCCCCGACGACTTCGCGACTGTCGCGTACGAAGGTGTGCTCGACGCCGTCGAAGCGGGTAACCTCCGGTACCGCGAGTACTACGTCAACCCGTTCAATTTCCTTTCCCGGGGAATCTCCTACGAGACCCTCATCGACTCGATTTCACAGGGCCTCGCGCAAGCGGAGACGGATTTCGGCGTCGGCTTTCGCCTCATCCCCGCCATCAACCGCTCGCATTCGGCCCAGAGCGCCGTCGAACTGGTCGAGCTGGTCTCCGCCCATCCGCATGAGAAGGTCGTGGGCATCGGCATGGATGATCTGACCCCCGAAGGCCTCGAAGAGCCGCTGCGCTTCCGTGAGGCGTACGAACTGGCTGGCCGGCGCGGCCTGAAACGCACGGCCCACGCGGGGGAGACCATGGCCGCCTCTGCCCAGAACGTCATCGACGCCATTGAGACCCTGGGCTGCGATCGCGTCGACCACGGTTACCGCATCGTCGACGACCCTGCGCTGCTGCGGCGAGCGCTCGATTCAGGGGTGCCGTTCGCGTGCACTCCGCTGTCGACCCGGGTGCTCTCCGGGTGGGCCTTCGACGACCAGCACCGCATCGCCCGCATGGTGCGCGCCGGCCTGCCCGTCTCGCTCTCGACCGACGACGCTGTCTTCTTCCGCACAGACATCGGCCTCGAGTACACGGCTGCCCTGCCCTCCATGGGATTCGCAGCAAGCGACGCCAGCCAGATCGCACTGACTGGGTTCGACGCTGCCTGGTGCTCGCCCGAGGAGAAGGCGCGTCTTCTCGCGGATGCGGCAGCGGGCATCCGGGCACTGGACGCTGCTCTTGACAACCCAGCTCTTCACACTCCAGCGAAGGAACCCACGAAATGA
- the folP gene encoding dihydropteroate synthase has product MGPAFRLPPLREPVRLIGARTFDFSRQIAVMAIINRTPDSFFDEGATFALDRAVEAAVQAARDGADWVDIGGVPFAPGPELSGRDELERVIPVIEGLVAESDVVVSVDTFRPEVAEAAIAAGAGVINDTTGIHDPRLADVVADSDATLVITHSLAAPRQVYPRPQYDDVAGEIASFLQSRVDFAVSRGIPENRIIVDPGHDLNKNTFQTLELTRRLFEITALGLPTLAAVSNKDFIGESLGREKPERLPGSLAAATVSVMLGARIVRMHNVRESVDAMRMVEAIMGWREPVYAVHNL; this is encoded by the coding sequence ATGGGACCTGCTTTCCGCCTGCCGCCGCTGCGCGAGCCTGTGCGTCTGATCGGAGCGCGGACCTTCGACTTCTCCCGCCAGATCGCCGTGATGGCGATCATCAACCGCACGCCTGATTCATTCTTCGACGAGGGCGCGACGTTCGCACTCGATCGCGCCGTTGAGGCCGCCGTGCAGGCGGCCCGCGACGGAGCAGACTGGGTCGACATCGGCGGGGTGCCGTTTGCGCCCGGCCCCGAGCTCTCCGGGCGCGACGAACTCGAGCGGGTCATCCCCGTGATCGAGGGGCTGGTCGCGGAATCCGATGTCGTCGTCTCGGTCGACACCTTTCGCCCCGAAGTGGCCGAAGCGGCGATCGCGGCCGGTGCGGGTGTGATCAACGACACCACGGGCATCCATGACCCCCGGCTGGCCGACGTGGTCGCCGACAGCGACGCGACGCTGGTCATCACCCACAGTCTCGCGGCGCCGCGGCAGGTGTATCCGCGGCCGCAGTATGACGATGTCGCGGGCGAGATCGCGTCGTTCCTGCAGTCGCGTGTCGACTTCGCTGTCTCTCGGGGCATTCCCGAGAACAGGATCATCGTCGACCCGGGGCATGACCTCAACAAGAACACCTTTCAGACTCTCGAGCTGACGCGCAGGCTCTTCGAGATCACGGCCCTGGGTCTGCCGACGCTCGCTGCCGTCTCGAACAAGGACTTCATCGGCGAATCGCTGGGGCGCGAGAAACCGGAGCGCCTCCCGGGCTCCCTCGCCGCGGCCACGGTGAGTGTGATGCTCGGCGCGCGGATCGTGCGCATGCACAACGTTCGCGAATCGGTCGATGCGATGCGTATGGTCGAGGCCATCATGGGCTGGCGGGAACCCGTCTACGCAGTCCACAATCTGTAG
- a CDS encoding thiamine pyrophosphate-binding protein, with the protein MKATAVDAVIRGLKKAGVSIVCYLPDSLFKELYPALDADPELRTIQVTNEGEGAAICGGVFLSGKRAVLIMENSGLRASVEPLARMGLGAGIPVVMLMSYRGELGENNWWAIPHGITMEPILDALRVPYQIIRDEAAIEDAITDAFSWSYAAYYHSAIALGGSIVR; encoded by the coding sequence ATGAAAGCCACCGCCGTCGACGCGGTGATCCGCGGCCTCAAGAAGGCAGGCGTCTCGATCGTCTGCTATCTGCCCGACTCACTCTTCAAAGAGCTCTACCCAGCGCTCGACGCCGACCCCGAGCTCCGCACCATCCAGGTGACCAACGAGGGGGAGGGGGCAGCGATCTGCGGGGGAGTCTTCCTGTCTGGCAAGCGCGCCGTACTCATCATGGAGAACTCGGGTCTCCGGGCATCCGTCGAACCGCTCGCCCGCATGGGGCTCGGCGCGGGCATCCCGGTCGTCATGCTGATGAGTTACCGCGGTGAGCTCGGGGAGAACAACTGGTGGGCGATACCGCACGGCATCACGATGGAGCCGATACTGGATGCCCTGCGAGTGCCTTATCAGATCATCCGCGATGAGGCGGCGATCGAAGACGCGATCACCGACGCGTTCAGCTGGTCGTATGCGGCCTATTACCATTCCGCCATCGCGCTCGGAGGGAGCATCGTTCGATGA
- a CDS encoding pyrimidine reductase family protein: MQTVSELDALTDAQLIALYAPADRSERLVRANFVSSIDGSATVEGLSGRLGGPADKRVFDVLRQLCDVVVVGAGTLRAEGYGAMRLEPGAALWRAQNGLPEHPAFAIVSRGLELDLESDVFTKAPRRPLILTIGSADAARRAALEHVADVVDCGQNSVEPKLLVAELLGRGLTQIHCEGGPSLLGDLVANDELDELCLTLSPVLEGGEGPRITRISRPPVPRALTLDHVLIAGSMMLTKYSRAR; encoded by the coding sequence ATGCAGACAGTGAGCGAACTGGATGCCCTGACCGATGCCCAGCTGATCGCACTGTATGCGCCGGCCGACCGTTCAGAGCGACTCGTTCGAGCCAACTTCGTCTCGTCGATCGACGGCTCGGCCACCGTCGAGGGGCTCTCCGGAAGGCTCGGAGGGCCCGCTGACAAACGCGTCTTCGACGTGCTGCGCCAGCTGTGCGACGTGGTGGTGGTCGGTGCAGGCACCCTGCGCGCGGAGGGGTACGGCGCGATGCGGCTCGAACCCGGGGCTGCGCTGTGGCGTGCGCAGAACGGGCTCCCCGAGCATCCGGCCTTCGCGATCGTCAGCCGCGGGTTGGAGCTCGACCTCGAGAGTGATGTCTTCACGAAGGCGCCCCGACGGCCGCTCATACTCACGATCGGCTCAGCCGACGCAGCCCGGCGTGCGGCCCTGGAACACGTCGCCGACGTTGTCGACTGCGGTCAGAATTCTGTGGAACCGAAGCTCCTGGTCGCCGAACTGCTGGGGCGGGGCCTCACGCAGATCCACTGTGAGGGTGGCCCGAGCCTGCTCGGAGACCTGGTCGCCAACGACGAACTCGACGAGTTGTGCCTGACCCTGAGCCCCGTGTTGGAGGGCGGGGAAGGGCCGAGGATCACGCGCATCTCGCGGCCTCCGGTGCCCCGCGCCCTCACCCTCGACCACGTGCTGATCGCCGGCAGCATGATGCTCACGAAATACTCCCGCGCCCGCTGA
- a CDS encoding aldehyde dehydrogenase family protein, whose product MTLLDYDLAARRPSVSAFLARGPHRLLIDGEWVAPSSGDYIESLDPATGTILTEIARGTSADVDDAVSAARRALESPAWSRMTPAARSALLWRLADLIEQHIDELSELETLDQGKAYRTARFGELPGTIAQFRYYAGYTNKLLGTTIPTSIAHQPEGKQIFAYTVKEPVGVVAAIVPWNSPLLMASMKLAPALAAGCTVVLKPSENTSLTALRLGELALEAGFPAGVVNVVTGYGREVGQALAEHPGVDKIGFTGSTAVGKALLVAAQGNLKRLTLELGGKSPAIVMPDADFALAVPGIARGIFNNGGQVCVASSRVYAHSSIYERLVEEVSREADALSLGHGMNPATDMGPMVSMVQADRVAEYVREGVADGVEVTAGGLQVDEQRTFYRPTVLTGVRQEMRLMQEEIFGPVVSITPFDEVDEVVAWANDSVYGLAASVWTEGLSNAHTLTSRIKAGTVWVNCHSYFSPELPKGGHKKSGWGYENGAQGIENYLESKTVVTVY is encoded by the coding sequence ATGACCCTCCTCGACTATGACCTTGCAGCACGGCGCCCTTCCGTGTCGGCGTTCCTCGCTCGCGGCCCGCATCGGCTGCTCATCGATGGCGAATGGGTGGCCCCGTCATCGGGCGACTACATCGAGAGCCTCGACCCTGCCACCGGCACGATCCTCACCGAGATCGCGAGGGGAACCTCGGCCGATGTCGACGACGCTGTCTCTGCTGCCCGCCGGGCCCTTGAGTCCCCGGCCTGGTCGCGCATGACCCCAGCCGCGCGTTCGGCGTTGCTCTGGCGGCTTGCAGACCTGATCGAGCAGCACATCGACGAGCTCTCCGAACTCGAGACGCTCGACCAGGGCAAGGCCTACCGCACGGCCCGCTTCGGCGAACTGCCGGGCACGATCGCGCAGTTCCGGTACTACGCCGGGTACACGAACAAACTGTTGGGCACCACCATCCCCACCTCGATCGCGCACCAGCCCGAAGGTAAGCAGATCTTCGCCTACACGGTGAAGGAGCCGGTCGGCGTGGTCGCCGCAATTGTGCCCTGGAACTCTCCGCTGCTGATGGCCTCGATGAAGCTCGCTCCCGCTCTGGCTGCCGGATGCACGGTGGTACTCAAACCGTCGGAGAACACGTCGCTCACTGCACTTCGCCTCGGGGAACTTGCACTCGAAGCAGGGTTCCCCGCGGGCGTCGTGAACGTGGTGACGGGATACGGCAGGGAGGTCGGGCAGGCGCTTGCCGAGCATCCGGGCGTCGACAAGATCGGCTTCACCGGGTCGACAGCGGTCGGCAAGGCCCTGCTGGTCGCGGCGCAGGGAAACCTGAAGCGACTCACGCTCGAACTCGGCGGCAAGTCTCCGGCGATCGTGATGCCCGACGCCGACTTCGCGCTGGCCGTGCCCGGAATAGCCCGCGGTATCTTCAACAATGGCGGTCAGGTCTGTGTGGCGAGTTCGCGGGTGTATGCGCATTCGAGCATATACGAGCGTCTCGTCGAGGAGGTCTCGCGCGAGGCCGATGCCCTGAGTCTCGGCCACGGCATGAACCCGGCCACCGATATGGGCCCGATGGTCAGCATGGTGCAGGCCGACAGGGTGGCTGAGTACGTTCGCGAAGGCGTTGCCGACGGAGTCGAGGTGACGGCGGGCGGGCTCCAGGTCGACGAGCAGCGCACGTTCTACCGGCCTACTGTGCTCACCGGGGTGCGGCAGGAGATGCGACTGATGCAGGAGGAGATCTTCGGGCCCGTCGTCTCGATCACCCCGTTCGACGAGGTCGATGAGGTGGTCGCCTGGGCGAACGACAGCGTGTACGGCCTGGCGGCGAGCGTCTGGACGGAGGGCTTGTCGAACGCACACACCCTCACTTCGCGCATCAAGGCCGGCACGGTATGGGTGAACTGCCACTCGTACTTCTCGCCGGAATTACCCAAGGGCGGGCACAAGAAGTCCGGGTGGGGCTACGAGAACGGAGCCCAGGGCATCGAGAACTACCTCGAGTCGAAAACGGTGGTCACGGTCTACTGA
- a CDS encoding thiamine pyrophosphate-dependent enzyme, producing MKRYECMIKLGERLSDELVILSLGGSVDEWYNAAPHMRAGSLFQQQLGCVTGEAFGLAVGLPHRRIISLDTDGGLLFNLGILATLGNEQPANLFTVVWDNQMYQSIGGPKTHTASGRVDLAAIARASGVEKAFTATTLEEFDALCEEGLAATVPYVVVAKVDGILQPGIKRKHSDGREDKYIFVRHVEETEGVVIMGPSEHN from the coding sequence ATGAAACGCTATGAATGCATGATCAAGCTCGGCGAGCGTCTCAGCGACGAACTCGTCATTCTCTCGCTCGGCGGCAGCGTCGACGAGTGGTACAACGCAGCCCCGCACATGCGTGCGGGCAGTCTCTTCCAGCAGCAGCTCGGCTGTGTGACCGGTGAGGCCTTCGGTCTGGCTGTGGGCTTGCCCCATCGCCGCATCATCTCCCTCGACACCGACGGCGGGCTGTTGTTCAACCTGGGGATACTCGCAACGCTCGGCAACGAGCAACCCGCGAACCTCTTCACTGTGGTGTGGGACAACCAGATGTACCAGTCGATCGGCGGGCCGAAGACGCACACCGCGAGCGGGCGTGTCGATCTGGCAGCGATCGCCCGGGCATCCGGAGTCGAGAAGGCGTTCACAGCGACCACGCTGGAGGAATTCGATGCGCTCTGCGAGGAAGGGCTCGCAGCGACTGTGCCGTATGTGGTGGTCGCGAAGGTCGACGGCATCCTGCAGCCGGGCATCAAGCGCAAGCACAGCGACGGGCGTGAAGACAAGTACATCTTCGTTCGCCACGTCGAGGAGACGGAGGGCGTGGTCATCATGGGGCCGAGTGAGCACAATTAG
- a CDS encoding putative quinol monooxygenase produces MTIVALLELHLKPEFLETGPSVLEAILTKTRAFPGSLGVETVTDVNDPAHIMVIERWKSIEADSAYRAWRAGDGASNLGDILAGPPTLTWYE; encoded by the coding sequence ATGACCATCGTTGCGCTTCTCGAGCTTCACCTCAAACCGGAATTCCTCGAAACGGGGCCAAGCGTGCTCGAAGCGATCCTCACCAAGACACGAGCCTTCCCCGGCAGTCTCGGCGTAGAGACGGTCACCGATGTGAACGATCCCGCGCACATCATGGTGATCGAGCGATGGAAATCGATCGAAGCCGATTCCGCTTACCGGGCGTGGCGCGCGGGTGACGGGGCCTCGAACCTCGGCGACATTCTCGCCGGGCCGCCCACGCTCACCTGGTACGAATAG
- a CDS encoding GMC family oxidoreductase encodes MTETDIIVVGGGSAGCVVARRLAEDTGRDVVLLEAGPSDQGVPGIRSAGSWAGLLGGEYDWNQSYGATWRTAGRAVPIPRGRVLGGSSSINAMLWYRGHRSDYDAWEAAGATGWNYDSLLPYFRRSEDWQGGSTEYRGAGGPMRIETSRDPHPVAAAMLDGAAELGFDVLDDANAAENDGAALANLNVTVEPETGEVTRWSTVRGYLEPAAGWPNLHVLVDSPVSRLVFEGSRCVGVDYERRSGDALPPETVRLRARQGVVLTAGAIHTPRLLMLSGIGDPDELVPLGITVHTALRGVGKNLQDHPLLMGMNFRAREPLGPTRDNGGGSMLNWKSSKSRGKPDLHAFVVQGPHATDEVRAGHDLSGSVFAISPGLMDSRSVGYLRLKSADPRAALEIQPNYLAEQNDLDALIESMETIADLAATSAYRAIGSSPVAPHQRLSKQEKIAFIRSSCSTFFHACGTAAMGTGGSSVVSPALAVHGIDGLWVADASVFPSIPTSNTQAAVIAVAERASELIAETL; translated from the coding sequence GTGACAGAGACCGACATCATCGTGGTGGGCGGCGGCTCTGCCGGGTGCGTCGTGGCGCGGCGCCTGGCGGAAGACACGGGGCGCGACGTTGTGCTGCTCGAAGCGGGGCCCAGCGACCAGGGGGTGCCGGGCATCCGTTCAGCCGGGTCGTGGGCGGGGCTGCTCGGCGGCGAGTATGACTGGAACCAGAGCTACGGAGCGACCTGGCGCACGGCGGGGCGAGCGGTCCCGATTCCCCGCGGTCGAGTTCTCGGCGGTTCGAGCAGCATCAACGCCATGCTCTGGTATCGCGGACACCGCTCGGATTACGACGCGTGGGAGGCCGCCGGCGCCACGGGCTGGAACTACGATTCACTGCTGCCGTACTTCCGGCGGAGCGAAGACTGGCAGGGAGGCTCGACCGAGTATCGGGGTGCGGGCGGCCCGATGCGCATCGAGACCTCGCGCGACCCCCACCCGGTTGCTGCGGCCATGCTCGACGGCGCGGCCGAACTCGGGTTCGACGTGCTCGACGACGCGAACGCCGCCGAGAATGACGGTGCGGCACTGGCAAACCTGAACGTGACCGTGGAGCCTGAAACCGGGGAGGTCACCCGCTGGAGCACGGTTCGCGGGTACCTCGAGCCGGCGGCGGGCTGGCCGAACCTGCACGTGCTCGTTGATTCGCCGGTTTCGCGCCTGGTGTTCGAAGGATCGCGGTGCGTCGGTGTCGACTATGAACGCAGGAGCGGAGACGCACTGCCGCCCGAGACTGTTCGTCTGCGCGCCCGACAGGGTGTCGTACTCACGGCCGGGGCGATCCACACGCCGAGGCTGCTGATGCTGTCGGGGATCGGCGACCCAGACGAACTCGTGCCGCTCGGCATCACTGTGCACACCGCACTCCGGGGCGTCGGCAAGAATCTGCAGGATCACCCGCTGCTCATGGGTATGAACTTCCGTGCCCGCGAACCTCTCGGGCCGACCCGCGACAACGGTGGCGGGAGCATGCTGAACTGGAAGAGCTCGAAGTCGCGTGGCAAACCCGACCTCCACGCCTTCGTCGTGCAGGGGCCGCACGCCACCGATGAAGTGCGTGCGGGGCATGACCTGTCGGGCTCGGTCTTCGCGATCTCGCCCGGCCTGATGGATTCACGCAGCGTCGGGTATCTCCGGTTGAAGTCCGCCGACCCCCGCGCGGCCCTCGAGATCCAGCCGAACTACCTTGCGGAACAGAACGACCTCGATGCCCTCATCGAATCGATGGAGACCATCGCCGACCTGGCCGCCACTTCGGCCTACCGGGCCATCGGGTCTTCCCCTGTCGCACCCCACCAGCGGCTCTCGAAGCAGGAGAAGATCGCCTTCATCAGGTCGAGCTGTTCGACGTTCTTCCACGCCTGCGGCACCGCTGCGATGGGAACAGGCGGATCCTCGGTCGTGAGCCCGGCCCTCGCCGTTCACGGCATCGACGGTCTGTGGGTGGCCGATGCGTCGGTGTTCCCTTCGATTCCCACCTCGAACACGCAGGCCGCCGTGATCGCCGTGGCCGAACGTGCCTCCGAGCTCATCGCAGAAACGCTCTGA
- the thrS gene encoding threonine--tRNA ligase — protein MKVNGELRDLAATAAAGDYVEAIHLDSPDGLNILRHSATHVMAQAVQSINPEAKLGIGPPITDGFYYDFDVTTAFTPDDLKTLEKAMDRIIRQGQRFMRRVVTEEEARLELAHEPYKLELIGIKGGSAAEDESVEVGGTELTIYDNVDPKTGETVWSDLCRGPHLPNTRMIGNGFALTRLAAAYWRGSEKNPQLQRIYGTAWPTKDELRAYQARQEEAAKRDHRRIGAELDLFSFPEEIGSGLAVFHPKGGIIRQELENYSRQRHIAAGYDFVNTPHITKANLFMTSGHLQWYADGMFPPMHLDEERDEEGNITRQGQDYYLKPMNCPYHNLIFRARGRSYRELPLRMFEFGSVYRYEKSGTLQGLTRVRGMTQDDAHIYTTQEQVKPELTSTLKFVLDLLKDYGLDDFYLELSTRDATNPKFIGADELWDAATETLREVAEESGLQLVPDPGGAAFYGPKISVQARDAIGRTWQMSTIQLDFNQPERFELEYTASDGTRQRPIMIHRALFGSIERFFAVLTEHYAGAFPVWLSPVQVMGIPVAEQYEEYLGEVIAQLKAKGVRAELDASDDRMQKKIRTHTKEKVPFLLIVGEDDRAGGTVSFRFRDGTQENNVLIADAVDKIVASIANKTQVTTQGQI, from the coding sequence ATGAAGGTCAACGGTGAGCTGCGCGACCTGGCCGCGACGGCGGCCGCCGGCGACTACGTCGAGGCCATCCACCTCGACTCACCAGATGGCCTGAACATCCTCCGCCACTCGGCGACCCACGTGATGGCCCAGGCCGTGCAGTCGATCAATCCTGAAGCCAAGCTCGGCATTGGCCCGCCCATCACCGACGGTTTCTACTACGACTTCGATGTGACAACCGCATTCACCCCCGACGATCTGAAGACGCTCGAAAAGGCGATGGATCGCATCATCCGGCAGGGTCAGCGCTTCATGCGCCGGGTCGTGACCGAAGAAGAAGCGCGTCTCGAACTGGCGCACGAACCGTACAAGCTCGAACTCATCGGCATCAAAGGCGGCTCTGCCGCCGAAGACGAATCGGTCGAGGTCGGGGGTACCGAACTCACCATCTACGACAACGTCGACCCGAAGACGGGCGAGACCGTGTGGAGCGACCTCTGCCGGGGACCGCACCTGCCGAACACCCGGATGATCGGCAACGGTTTCGCGCTCACCCGCCTGGCGGCGGCGTACTGGCGCGGCTCCGAGAAGAACCCCCAACTGCAGCGTATCTACGGCACGGCGTGGCCCACCAAAGACGAGCTCCGCGCCTACCAGGCCCGGCAGGAGGAGGCCGCCAAGCGCGACCACCGCCGCATCGGCGCCGAACTCGACCTCTTCTCCTTTCCTGAGGAGATCGGTTCCGGGCTTGCCGTGTTCCACCCCAAGGGCGGCATCATCCGCCAGGAGCTTGAGAACTACTCGCGTCAGCGCCACATCGCTGCCGGCTATGACTTCGTGAACACCCCGCACATCACCAAGGCCAACCTGTTCATGACCAGTGGTCACCTCCAGTGGTACGCCGACGGAATGTTCCCGCCCATGCACCTCGACGAGGAGCGCGACGAGGAGGGCAACATCACCCGGCAGGGCCAGGACTACTACCTGAAGCCCATGAACTGCCCATACCACAACCTGATCTTCCGGGCTCGCGGCCGGAGCTACCGCGAACTGCCGCTCCGCATGTTCGAGTTCGGCTCGGTCTACCGCTACGAGAAGAGCGGAACCCTGCAAGGCCTCACCCGCGTGCGGGGCATGACTCAGGACGATGCCCACATCTACACCACACAGGAGCAGGTCAAACCCGAGCTCACCAGCACCCTGAAGTTCGTGCTCGATCTTCTGAAGGACTACGGGCTCGACGACTTCTACCTCGAGCTCTCGACCAGGGACGCGACGAACCCGAAGTTCATCGGAGCCGACGAGCTCTGGGACGCGGCGACGGAGACCTTGCGCGAAGTCGCAGAGGAATCCGGACTCCAGCTCGTGCCCGACCCCGGGGGAGCAGCCTTCTACGGCCCGAAGATCTCAGTGCAGGCGAGAGACGCGATCGGCCGAACCTGGCAGATGTCGACCATCCAGCTCGATTTCAACCAACCGGAGCGCTTCGAACTCGAATACACCGCCTCAGACGGCACCCGCCAGCGTCCGATCATGATCCACCGCGCACTGTTCGGCTCGATCGAACGGTTCTTCGCCGTTCTCACCGAGCACTACGCCGGCGCGTTCCCGGTGTGGCTCTCGCCCGTGCAGGTGATGGGCATCCCGGTCGCCGAGCAGTACGAGGAGTATCTCGGTGAGGTGATCGCCCAGCTGAAGGCGAAAGGCGTTCGCGCAGAGCTCGACGCCAGCGACGACCGAATGCAGAAGAAGATCCGCACCCACACGAAGGAGAAGGTACCGTTCCTTCTCATCGTGGGAGAGGATGACCGGGCAGGCGGCACCGTCAGTTTCCGTTTCCGCGACGGCACCCAAGAGAACAACGTGCTCATCGCCGACGCCGTCGACAAGATCGTGGCGTCGATCGCCAACAAGACCCAGGTCACGACTCAGGGCCAGATCTGA
- a CDS encoding NtaA/DmoA family FMN-dependent monooxygenase (This protein belongs to a clade of FMN-dependent monooxygenases, within a broader family of flavin-dependent oxidoreductases, the luciferase-like monooxygenase (LMM) family, some of whose members use coenzyme F420 rather than FMN.) — protein MKSLSFGVFDMMNPSNGMPTWTHPNGRADKYTDVGYWVMVSEMLEEAGFDFLFFADTYGYPTIDGELPDQVAASGIQFPAVDPMLIIAALAQVTTTLGFVVTSPTTVEKPYASARRYASLDHYTDGRIGWNIVTGSSQSTVDPLFGVTEQTTHDSRYDIGDEFVDISLALWEGGWDDDALVMDRERGVLVDPARLHRTEYTGEFLRTSGYFAVPPSRQRSPVLFQAGTSTRGRAFAARNAEVVLIQGQTIEKAAAHVTEIRDLAESHGRRRDDIKIITGVTVVVASTSHEAAARRAELEALYVVDDAAVIYAGFTGVDYRGVDPSTPLAVATSDQGQTLVDRFAAPGDRVPTVGDVLESFRLKANRGFQVTGDPIEVAEQLIAIVEGSDVDGFMIEPTFGDEQAYNEFIVHVLPILAERGYVSPRTEGLTLRERLFEEGRSRLPDTHPGARFRHVLAPTVPEDRTTTTMTSSDHSNSRENQ, from the coding sequence ATGAAGTCCCTTTCATTCGGCGTCTTCGACATGATGAACCCGAGTAACGGGATGCCCACCTGGACTCACCCGAACGGTCGGGCCGACAAGTACACCGACGTCGGATACTGGGTGATGGTCTCGGAGATGCTCGAGGAGGCGGGATTCGACTTTCTCTTCTTCGCCGACACCTACGGCTACCCGACCATCGACGGCGAACTACCTGACCAGGTCGCGGCCTCGGGCATCCAGTTCCCGGCCGTCGACCCGATGCTCATCATCGCTGCGCTGGCACAGGTCACCACCACGCTGGGGTTCGTCGTGACATCGCCGACGACCGTCGAGAAGCCGTACGCCTCAGCCAGGCGCTACGCCAGCCTCGACCACTACACCGACGGGCGCATCGGCTGGAACATCGTCACCGGCAGTTCGCAGTCGACGGTCGACCCGCTCTTCGGTGTCACCGAACAGACGACGCACGACTCGCGTTACGACATCGGGGACGAGTTCGTAGACATCAGCCTCGCTCTTTGGGAGGGCGGCTGGGACGACGATGCCCTGGTGATGGACAGAGAGCGTGGGGTGCTGGTCGACCCGGCCAGACTGCACCGTACCGAATACACGGGGGAGTTCCTCCGCACCTCGGGGTATTTCGCGGTGCCGCCGTCGCGGCAGCGCAGCCCCGTGCTCTTCCAGGCCGGCACCTCCACCCGGGGCCGCGCCTTTGCCGCGCGCAATGCCGAAGTGGTACTCATCCAGGGCCAGACCATCGAGAAGGCCGCGGCCCACGTTACGGAGATCCGCGATCTGGCCGAATCGCACGGCCGCCGGCGTGACGACATCAAGATCATCACGGGAGTCACCGTGGTCGTGGCCTCGACCAGCCACGAGGCAGCAGCTCGCCGCGCCGAACTCGAAGCCCTGTACGTGGTCGACGACGCTGCGGTGATCTACGCCGGGTTCACCGGGGTCGACTACCGCGGGGTCGACCCCTCCACGCCCCTTGCCGTTGCCACCTCTGACCAGGGGCAGACTCTTGTCGACCGTTTTGCGGCACCGGGGGATCGCGTTCCCACTGTCGGTGACGTGCTCGAGAGCTTTCGACTCAAGGCGAACCGGGGTTTCCAGGTGACCGGTGACCCGATCGAGGTGGCCGAGCAGCTCATCGCGATCGTGGAGGGGTCTGACGTCGACGGGTTCATGATCGAACCGACCTTCGGCGACGAGCAGGCCTACAACGAGTTCATCGTTCATGTGCTGCCGATCCTCGCCGAGCGGGGCTATGTCTCACCCCGAACCGAGGGGTTGACCCTGCGAGAGCGGCTGTTCGAGGAGGGCCGGTCCCGGCTTCCCGATACCCACCCGGGCGCACGTTTTCGTCACGTTCTGGCACCAACCGTGCCCGAAGACCGCACCACAACGACAATGACCAGCAGCGACCACAGCAACAGCAGGGAGAACCAATGA